The Chloroflexota bacterium sequence TCGCAAAAGACCCAGCCATTCGTGTATCGCAGTTACGGCTTGTTCCTCGCCGAGACCGCGTCGAATTTCAATCAAGCGATGGTGCGCGCGTACATGCTCAAGACCCAGTCCGACCGCGATCTGCAAATCGGTATCATCGAAGAAGCGATGTCGAATTTCCATCGTTACTTTTTCATCATGCCCACGCTCGCACGGTTCGAGTTGGAGATTCACGAACGCATCGAGCGCGGCAAGGCGCTGACTGCCGACACGATGAACGCGTTGCTCGCGGATTTGTTCGCGGAAGGGTACGGCAGTCAAGTTGTAATGGATCGCGAACGCGTGGGTGTCACGTGGGCGCAATTCCCAACGCATCTGTATTCCAACTTTTACGTGTACCAGTACGCAACCGGCATTTCCGGCGCGCACGCGCTCGCCGAAAATATTTTAGCGGGTAAGGATGGCGCAGTCGAAAGATATTTCGGTTTTTTGAACGCGGGCGGTTCGGCGTTTCCGCTCGACGTGTTGAAACGCGCGGGCGTAGACCTCACGACGCCAGAGCCAATCGAAAAAACATTCGGGGTGCTCGCGCGCTACGTAGATCGTTTAGAACAACTGATAAAATGACCGCCGACAGTAGACCGCTGACCGCCGCGATTTTTACCGTGGTGGTCGGCGGACAGTAAACCGCGGTCGAAAAAGGATCTCGATGGCAGAAAACATTTTTCCATTTTCACTGAACGAATTGCGTTCGCATCTCACGACGATTTATCCGGATTCATTTGTCGTGCAGAGCGACGCGGCATTTTGGTTGCATCAAGCGCGCATGGGACGCCAGGTCGCGGTGCTCACGCGCCCCGACAATCCGGTGCTCGATGCGTTTCACGGCGAGCGGCATGCGTTTCGCTCGGGCTATGTGCTCAAGTTGTGTCCGACCGATCACGCGAACGCGCACGCGTTGCGCGAGACGTTGCCCTGGCTCAAACCGACGCTCCTGGGTTTGGTCACCTCGGCGGGCATGGGCGACCGACTCGGACTCGCGACGCCGGGGCACGTACGCGCGGTGCGCGCGACCGGCGACAAGATCGCGCCGATCTTTTCGCAGCAGTCCATTCGCGAAATGGAACGCACCGGTCGGTCGCCGAACGATGTGATGAGCGACGCGACCTGGGGTGCGTTCCAAGCCGGGTGGAACGGCAAACTCGGCGCGGACGCCGATCACCTCAAGACGCCGGAGAACATTGACATTTGCGTTGCCGCCGGTTTTTCGTTTTTCACGATTGATCCTGGCGCGCACGTGGACAGCGCGGCGGATAAGGATTCCGCGGCGACGATCCAAGAAAAAGTCGCAGCTCTGCCGTGGATCGAACTCGAGAGCACCGCGGCGGATTTGGAAAAGCATTACGTTGGTCAAACCATCGAGCTGGAAAACCGCGCGCTCAAACTCGAAAAAGGCGCGATCCTGCGCGCGGCGGCAAAGTACGGTCATGCCATCGCGCACGTCGTCAAAATGTATCGCTATCTCGTCGCGCAAGAGGTGGCGTTCGAGTTGGAAGTGTCGGTGGACGAAACGGATACGCCGACCACGCACACCGAGCACATCTTTTTCGCGAGCGAGTTGAATCGTCTCGGCGTCGAGTGGGTGAGTCTCGCGCCGCGCTATATTGGGCGTTTTGAAAAGGGCTCGGATTACATCGGCGATCTGAAAGAGTTCGAGAAGGATTTCGCGGTGCACGCGGAAATCGCGCGCGCGCTCGGTCCGTACAAATTGAGTTTGCATTCGGGGTCGGACAAGTTCAGCGTGTACGGCATCGCCGCGCAACACACGCGCGGGATGGTGCATCTTAAAACGGCGGGGACGAGTTACCTCGAAGCGTTGCGGACGATTGCCGCGCTGGATACGGCGTTCTTCCGTTCGATCTATGTGTTCGGGCGCGAGCGGTACGAAAACGATCGCGTGAGCTATCACGTCTCGGCGCAATTGAGTAGAGCGCCGTTGCCGGGCGATGTGAGCGATGCTGAGCTCGCGTCACTGCTCGACCAATTCGACGCGCGCGAGATTTTCCACGTCACGTTCGGCTCCGTGCTCCGCACGCGCGATGCCCAGGGCAAGTTGATGTTCTACGACAAGCTGATGGCGCTGTTGCGCGCGAATCCCAACGCGTACGCGGCGAATCTCGAAAAACATTTTGTGCGGCACTTGAAACCGTTTGTCCAGTAAATTTCGACGAGGGACAAAAAACAAAGGACGGATGATGGGTGGTCATCCGTCCTTTTCGTTGCGTGGCAAAGTGATTAGAGAAATACGGCGGGCGAGAGGTGAAATCGTTTTGCCAGAGCGCGAATTTGTCGAACGTTCAAATCGCGCTTGCCGTTTAGCACCTCGGACACAACACCTTGCGAGCCGATTTCCGGAAAATCCATTTGGGTCAAGCCGTGTTCTTCGATCAAGTAGCGCAGCACATCAATGCCGGATGCTTTAGGCATGGCTTGATGTTCATCTTCGTATGCCGAAATTAGGGTGCCCAAGGTGTCCAACAATCCATACAAGGGATGGCGCGTATTGGCGCCAACCTGGTCAAGCAATTGATTGAGCCGTTTGACCGCCGAATCGTACTCGCGTTCATTACGGATGGTGAGCAAAGGACGAATATTTGTCCAATGTCCCTGAACTTCTTTTGTAAAAATGGTCATTTCCAGCCCTCCCGCGTGTACTCTTGGTGTGTGAGCACATGACGAACGTACACTCTGCCTCGATTAAAATGGATTGAAGCAATCAGCCGATATTTGTTGCCGCCGATGTTGAAGACGACCCAATCTTCTACTTGATCGGCAGACGGAAACACCGCGCGTAGTTCAATGAGATTGCGCGGGCTACAATGTTCGATGATCTTGAACCAACGGGCGAGAGCGTTCTTGCTGTCAGGATGCCGTTCCGAGAACTGGCGCAATGCTTTACGCGAGATGATTCGCATGACTTTATTCTATCGCAATTTGAGATATAGTGCAACAGCCGAATTGCTACGCCGGACGATCAAAGAAAATACTCTTGCCGGTCGCGGCAAGCGGAATGCCCATCACGAAATCCGCGTCAATCAAACCCATCGCGCGTGCGACGACACCCGCGCGATACATGATGCGATTGTCCACGTTTAACATGCTCGCGGTCTTGGCGGCGGAGCCGAGCGCGATGCCCATGTCGAGTAGACGGAACGCGCACTGCGGTCCGCGAAATTCGCCCTCGACGCTGTTGATGAGCAACTCGGAGCACGATTCTTTGCCGCACGCGCTGCAATTCAGGTTGAGCGATTGCGCGCTCTTGAGTCCGATCAGCACGAGTGCTTCAGACGCGGCGACGTTGCTCGCGTCGCGGTCGAAATTCTTTTTACCGGTATGTGCGCCGAACTTGACCATTTCGTCCGCGAGTGTTTTTAGAATGTCGCCTTCGAGCACGCGCGTGACGATGTAATCTTGCCCAGCAGATTTTGGCGCGGTACGCGCCGCGATTTCCATTAGATCGGTTACAGTGTGTAGACTGTTCATTGGAATATTCCTTGTGGATAGACCGCCGACCACCGACGGCTGACCGCTTGTGATTGCGGCGGTCGGCGGTCGGTCGTCGGCGGTCATTCTATAGTTTGTATGCTTTCTGCGCTAGTCCGTACGCCATCTCACGCGCCATCGCCTCGGCTTCTTCCACGTCCACGATACCGCGCACGACCAAGCCGGCGAGCCAGTTGCACGCGGCGCGCCGCCACACATCGTGCCGCGCGGGAATCGAACAGAACGCGCGGGTGTCGTCGTTGAACCCAGCCGTGTTGTACAGCCCGGCGGTCTCCGACATCAAATCGAAATAACGATTCATCCCATTGAGCGAATCGAAGAACCACCAGGGCGGACCCAGTTTCAACGCGGGATAATGTCCAGCGAGCGTCGCCATTTCGCGCGAGTACGTGGACTCGTCGAGGTTGAACAGAATCAAGGTGAGCCGCGGATCCGTCCCGTACTTGTTCAGCAAAGGACGCAGGTTGCGCGTGAACTCGCTCGCGATGGGAATGTCTGCGCCCTTGTCGAGACCGAAGCGTGAAAAGATCATTTCGTTGTGATTGCGGAACGAGCCGACGTGCAGTTGCATCGTCATGCCGTCTTCGATGCTCATGCGCGCCATTTCCATCAGCATGTGCCCGGTGAAGCGCATCGCGTCGTCGGCGTCGGCTTGACGCAACAAGGCGCGTTGGAAGATCGCATCCGCTTCTTGCGGCGCGAGTTCGTTGGTGTATGCGCCGAGCGCGGCGTGATCGGTCGCGGTCGCGCCCATTTGCTTGAAGAAGGCGCGGCGGTTTTCAAGCGCGGTAATTAGTGAATGGTAATTGGTTATAGTGATACCCGTGATTTGGCTCAACGCCTCAAGATTGGTTTTCCAATTCGGCGCGTCGAGATTCACGACCGCGTCGGGGCGAAAGGTCGGGACGATGCGTCCGTGCCAGCCCGATTCGCGCAACGCGCGATGATGCTCGAGCGTGTCCGTTGCCGCGTCGGTCGTCGCGAGCGTCTCGATGTTGAATCGCGCGAACAAATGCCGTGGGCGAAAGCCGGGCAAGGCGAGTTTCTCGGCGACTTGATCGTAAATCACCTGCGCGGTTTCGCCGTTCAGTTTTTGTTCGACGCCGAACACGACGCGCAATTCATAGTTCAGCCAGATGCCGGTCGGTGTGCCGCGGAATAAATAGAAATTTTCCGCGAATAATTGCCAGATTTTGCGATGATCGCTTTCGACCGGCGTGCCATCGCGCGTGGGCACACCCAGGTTTTCGAGCGCGACGCCCTGTGAATAGAGCATTCGAAAAACATAGTGATCGGGGATGATGAATAAATCCGCCGGCGAACCGAACGAATAATTCGGATCGGAAAAGACGCGCGGATCAACGTGACCGTGTGGACAAATCAGCGGCAAATCCTTGACTTGATTGTGTAAATGAATTGCCGTTTCTTTTTGTTCGGGATCGGGACCAAAGTAGCGATCATCGGGAAGAGAGATCGTATTGGACATGATGACTCCTTGAATATACCTCTCCCTAACCCTCCCCTTGCCAAGGGGAGGGGAGGGTGGGGTTACGCATTCCACGCCTCGCGCAAAAAGCGCAGTCGTTCCAAGACCTGGTATGCTCCGCCCCCATCGTGTTGATTGAACTCGTACACGCGAATTTGTTTCGCGCCGACGTAGTGATTGTACGCGGCGTACACGGTCGAGGGCGGGCAGATGTCATCGCGCAAGCCGACGCTGAACAACGCCGGCGCGGTCGCGCGCGCGGCAAAGTTCACTCCGTCGAAGTACGCGAGCGTGTGAAAAACGGTTTCAGTTTTGTCGCGATGCGTTTTGCAAAAGTTGACGATCTCGCTGTACGGCGCGGTGTCAATCAATTTGGTCGCGCGACGATAGTGACAGAGGAACGGCACATCGGGCATCACGATTTGCACGGTCGGTTCGAGCGCGCCCATCGCGAGCGTGATGCCGCCGCCTTGACTCGTGCCGGTGACCGCGATGCGCGTTGCGTCCACCGCGGGATGACTGCGCGCGGCTTCAATCGCGCGCACGGCGTCGCTGAACACGCGGCGATAATAGTACGTGTTCGGATTGAGCACGCCGCGCGTCATGAACCCAGGAAATTGCGGATTGCTGCCGTCCGCTTCGAGATCAGGCGTGTCGCCGTTGAGCCAGCCGCTCCCTTGCCCGCGTGTATCCATCACGAAATGCGCGTACCCCGCGCTCGCGTAGACGAGCCACTGAGTTGGAAAACCGCGTCCGCCGCCGTAGCCGAGGTACTCGACGACGCACGGTAACGCGCCTTTACGTTCGCGCGGCAAAAGTAGCCAGCCCTTGATCGGTTGACCGGCGTACCCATTGAAGGTCACATCGAACGACTCGATTGCGCGCAGACCAAAATCGGCGGGCACAAAACGCGCGTCGAGCGGATGCGCGCGCGATTCCGCGAGCGTCGTTTGCCAGAACGCGTCGAAATCATTCGGCTCGACGCGCGGCGGTTTGTAAATTTGTAATTCTTCTAGCGCGAGATCAAAATATGCCATCGGGGATTGCTCCTTGTGAATTGAGCGCATTATAAGCGATTGCGGAGGAAACGCAAGAATTTTATTTGACTTGTCGTTGAATCAGTTGACAGATGTGAGATTCGGGTATAATCAGTATTCCGGATTGCGGATGGCGAATGGCGGATGGCATCACGCAAAACGCAATACTTGATACGCATTTTGTATTTTTCAACGCGGAGTCTTGAATGACATCATTGCATCACATTCGATTCGAAAACGTGAGCAAGGAATTTCAGGAAGGCGAGAAACGCCGCGCGGTGTTGTGCGATTTGAACGCGCACATCGCGCGCGGCGAATTTGTCGCGATGGTTGGACGTAGCGGTAGCGGCAAGAGTACGCTGTTGAATTTGCTTGCCGGGTTGGATGTGCCAACAGCCGGCGATATTTGGATCGGCGACGCGCGCATCAGCGCGCTGGACGACCGTGCGCGTACGCTGTTTCGCCGCGATCACATCGGCTTTGTGTTTCAATTTTTCAATTTGATTCCGACGCTGCGCGTGCGCGAAAATGTGTTGCTGACCGCCGAGTTGAACGGATGGAAAGAAAAAGAAGCTCTCACGCGCGCGAACGAATTACTCGATGCGGTCGGTTTGCTCGACCGCGCCCAGGTTTTTCCGGACAAACTCTCCGGCGGCGAGCAACAACGCGTTGCGATTGCGCGCGCCCTGTGTGCCGATCCCGCGCTGATTCTCGCCGATGAGCCGACCGGCAATCTCGATGCGGACACCGGCGTCAAGGTTCTGGATTTGTTGACGCGGCTCGCGCGTGAGCACAGCAAAACATTGGTGATGGTGACGCACTCGCTTGATGTCGCCGCGCGCGCGGATCGCGTGCTGCGGCTCGATCATGGGCGATTGGTTGAAGAGAGGAATGGCAAACACGCAGTATGAGTGAATCACTTGGACTGACAAATCGTTGGACGCGCTGGCTCAACGAGCACCGCGGCAACATCAA is a genomic window containing:
- a CDS encoding transcriptional regulator, giving the protein MTIFTKEVQGHWTNIRPLLTIRNEREYDSAVKRLNQLLDQVGANTRHPLYGLLDTLGTLISAYEDEHQAMPKASGIDVLRYLIEEHGLTQMDFPEIGSQGVVSEVLNGKRDLNVRQIRALAKRFHLSPAVFL
- a CDS encoding type II toxin-antitoxin system HigB family toxin yields the protein MRIISRKALRQFSERHPDSKNALARWFKIIEHCSPRNLIELRAVFPSADQVEDWVVFNIGGNKYRLIASIHFNRGRVYVRHVLTHQEYTREGWK
- the uxaC gene encoding glucuronate isomerase; its protein translation is MSNTISLPDDRYFGPDPEQKETAIHLHNQVKDLPLICPHGHVDPRVFSDPNYSFGSPADLFIIPDHYVFRMLYSQGVALENLGVPTRDGTPVESDHRKIWQLFAENFYLFRGTPTGIWLNYELRVVFGVEQKLNGETAQVIYDQVAEKLALPGFRPRHLFARFNIETLATTDAATDTLEHHRALRESGWHGRIVPTFRPDAVVNLDAPNWKTNLEALSQITGITITNYHSLITALENRRAFFKQMGATATDHAALGAYTNELAPQEADAIFQRALLRQADADDAMRFTGHMLMEMARMSIEDGMTMQLHVGSFRNHNEMIFSRFGLDKGADIPIASEFTRNLRPLLNKYGTDPRLTLILFNLDESTYSREMATLAGHYPALKLGPPWWFFDSLNGMNRYFDLMSETAGLYNTAGFNDDTRAFCSIPARHDVWRRAACNWLAGLVVRGIVDVEEAEAMAREMAYGLAQKAYKL
- a CDS encoding acetylxylan esterase codes for the protein MAYFDLALEELQIYKPPRVEPNDFDAFWQTTLAESRAHPLDARFVPADFGLRAIESFDVTFNGYAGQPIKGWLLLPRERKGALPCVVEYLGYGGGRGFPTQWLVYASAGYAHFVMDTRGQGSGWLNGDTPDLEADGSNPQFPGFMTRGVLNPNTYYYRRVFSDAVRAIEAARSHPAVDATRIAVTGTSQGGGITLAMGALEPTVQIVMPDVPFLCHYRRATKLIDTAPYSEIVNFCKTHRDKTETVFHTLAYFDGVNFAARATAPALFSVGLRDDICPPSTVYAAYNHYVGAKQIRVYEFNQHDGGGAYQVLERLRFLREAWNA
- a CDS encoding ABC transporter ATP-binding protein — encoded protein: MTSLHHIRFENVSKEFQEGEKRRAVLCDLNAHIARGEFVAMVGRSGSGKSTLLNLLAGLDVPTAGDIWIGDARISALDDRARTLFRRDHIGFVFQFFNLIPTLRVRENVLLTAELNGWKEKEALTRANELLDAVGLLDRAQVFPDKLSGGEQQRVAIARALCADPALILADEPTGNLDADTGVKVLDLLTRLAREHSKTLVMVTHSLDVAARADRVLRLDHGRLVEERNGKHAV